In Vitis riparia cultivar Riparia Gloire de Montpellier isolate 1030 unplaced genomic scaffold, EGFV_Vit.rip_1.0 scaffold418_pilon_pilon, whole genome shotgun sequence, the genomic window TGGGGCTCTGAAAGGCTTGCCAGAGAGCCTCCAATCGCCAGTGCCAGAGGAATAGATTTCGATCTGATAATGGGAAATCGACACTTCACAACTCCGAACGCAAATCACGCTATAGTAAGGAGACTTGGAAGGATCAAAGGCCAAATTGATGCCGAATACGGTGTCGCGTCCGCCACTACTGCAGGGCGGCGGCAACACTGAGAACCGCCGAGTCGCCAGATTGCAAATGTAGTAGTTCCGGCTCGTCCCGAGACTCCGAACGGTGCTGCAGCAAAGCAGTCCATTGCAAACCTGCAAAACCTTAACGCCCAGAGGATCGCCAATGAAATCGAGGGAGCGGAGCGGAGGTTCCGAAGCTTTCTTCTCGTCGAAGGAGATGAAATCGAAGTTCGAATTCGGAAGACCTAACAGCACTCCGGAGACTGAGGCAGAGCTCCGGCGAGCGTGTCGGTGGCAAAAGTGTGGGTCTGAGATGAGGGAGAGCCACCTCTTAGACACCGACCTGAAGCGGAGCAAAGGCTTCACCGGCGTCCGAAGGAAGATCTCAGTCAAGAGGTCACCGTTGCCGGCAACTTGTTCGGCGGACGACGTGGACGCAGCGGACGTAGTGGACATCGGAAAATTGAAGCCAGCGAATGGGAAAGTGAGGATGTTTATCAGAGATTTGTAGACATAGAGGGGCATTTGTGGGGTAGAGTCCAAAAACTTTCATCCCAATTTCTCATTGGATTTGATGGCCAATACCACATTTGGAacgtttctttttcttcttttttttcaccaaaaatattaaaaaaaacgcACAGCGAAACCACCCATTTAAAAGGGGATCAGATATCACCGCATTAATGCGACTACAAGTCTTTACCATTTCAAGTGATGGATGTTTTCAAATTCATACTCTTGTACCCACTCTTCATTTTGGTGCACCTACTCACATTTGatcctaataataaaataacatgtGTAAAGTacatgttattaaaaaatttatcaaaccgTAACGACTTGTTGGTGATAAATAATCACATGTATTTCATacatatctaaatattacaacttttttataatttattatacctaactctatctaaaaaaagaaaattctaccAACTACCCTTATACTCTCGTTATtcatatatacaaaaatgatagtaatttaatatgaaaattaaataatttcaactaccatattacaaaatatgtaagatgtatTTTAATGAATCAAACTTgaaaatcaagtttaaaacttttttagagagaaaatttaaaatttgtattatatgaagaagatgaaggattttaagtaattacaagtgtcaaatgtaatatttgatattttttatttaaatataatttatataggtagaaatgtgatgttaaataacaattttagaatttttttttatgagtttattattaaattttgttatcatattgttattaatatttttatatcatttttttttcatagattaaatttgaagatgaagttttataTGTCTTGAAGAATACAATATATGAAGGATGTCAAGTAattacaagtgttaaaaaagtaacatttgatttttttttttcatttaaatataattgttgtaggtagaaatgtcatgttaaatgacatttaaatatgtaatgatttagaacatttagatttttgaattttttctgagttattactaatcaaattgagagcatttagtcatttattatgaaattgtcatcaatatttttatattattattttgtgtattcgTAGACTAAATTTGAAGATAAAGTTTTATATATCTTGAAGAAGGAAAACGATGTGAGAGAAGGTACGAAAATTGTGAGAGAGGGTTCGAACATTGTGAGAGGGGGTACGAAATTTGTAAGAAATGATACAAACTTTGTAAGAATGGGTACGAACTTTATGAGAAATGATAcgaactttgtgacaaagggtacaaactttgtaagagggggtacgaactttgtgagaaagGGTACAAACATTATAAAATgaggtacgaactttgtgagaaggggtacgaactttgagagatagggtacgaactttgtaagatgGGGTACGAACTTTATGAGAagggggtacgaactttgtgagagagactacaaactttgtaagagaggtTATGAACTTTGTGAGAacgggtacgaactttgtaggAAATGGTATGAACTTTGTgaaagagggtacgaactttataagaaatggtacgaactttgtgagaggggGTATGAACTTTGAATGCAATGCGAGGTGTTGGCATGGGAACTAGCCAAATTATGGATTATATGGTGCAACAATCAGGTGGATATAACAATGTTAGcttttcaaacaaatatctATATAACCATGTTGATGTTGATCGTAGAGTTCATCTGAGAGATGGTGATGTAGAGAGTGCTTTGGCTTATTTGTGTGGAAAGTCTGAAAGGGatccatcattttattacaAGTATAATGTTGATGAAGACAATCGTCTAAGAAACCTGTTTTGGGTAGATTCTATAAGTAAATTGGATTACAATTGTTTTGGAGATGTGTTAGCATTTGATACAACTTATCAGACTAATGCTTATAAAAAATCGTTGTTCATATTAGTTGGCATTAACCATCACCATCAAACTATAGTGTTTGGATGTGCATTATTGGCATATGAGAGTGTTAGCACTTATACTTGGGTCTTGGAGACTtttctagatgcaatgaataacaaGAAGCCTTTTTCTATTATTACTGGTGGGGATAAAGCAATGCATAAAGCCATTAAGAGGATATTTCCAAACTCTTGTCATCGATTATGTGCTTGGCATATTCAGCGCAATGCATTCACTAATGTCCATGTCAAAGATTTtactaatcatttttctaagtGCTTGTTCACGGAAGGCAccattgaagaatttgaatgtgCATGGAATGACATGTTGGAAATGTTTAATCTTCATGGACATAAGTGGGTGAAAGATATATATGTTAAGTGTTCTAGATAGGCAAAGGCTTATTTAAGGGGGCATTTTTTTGCTGGAATGAGAAACACACAAAGGTGTGAGAGCATGGATACATACTTGAATTGTTTCCTTAAAACTTGTTTGAAGTTGTTTGAGTTTGTGAAGCATTTTGATAAAGCACTCTCACGTATTCGTCATAATGAGGCAAAGGCAGAGTTTGAGACACATCTTCAGCTATTCTAATAACCAAACTCTATGCACTTGAGAAATATGCAGGGACTGTTTTCATAAGgcaattttttctcaaatttaggGATAAGA contains:
- the LOC117909840 gene encoding F-box protein At5g07610-like, with translation MPLYVYKSLINILTFPFAGFNFPMSTTSAASTSSAEQVAGNGDLLTEIFLRTPVKPLLRFRSVSKRWLSLISDPHFCHRHARRSSASVSGVLLGLPNSNFDFISFDEKKASEPPLRSLDFIGDPLGVKVLQVCNGLLCCSTVRSLGTSRNYYICNLATRRFSVLPPPCSSGGRDTVFGINLAFDPSKSPYYSVICVRSCEVSISHYQIEIYSSGTGDWRLSGKPFRAPFDMVFYDGVFWNGAVHWISPSGASLYFGIDEGRIDTMPPPPPGPGGWGKRRIRHFGESGGHLHIIEIYGPRTTQFVVYEMERDYSNWGVRFSVDLDKVIAAFPEITQNYLDAHDLYYYAYNVLCLIRGGGGNGEDFSLLLQIRGKIICYNIKDGSFKNVYDVAHGNPPALPRVKASSLIGCLEAYPYMETLTCV